In a genomic window of Telopea speciosissima isolate NSW1024214 ecotype Mountain lineage chromosome 5, Tspe_v1, whole genome shotgun sequence:
- the LOC122660870 gene encoding pentatricopeptide repeat-containing protein At2g17670, whose product MGKLPPSFRNSFPITALLKNPPSPLPQQSPSLTPPASQPRHVPSSKKSSSSKRKQLKTDRTSDSNSMVFNSPSLSDAKKTFNSIIVSSPAQHLDIRFHNAILQSFSQVSTPQDSLAFFHHMTKTHPSFIPNRSTYNILLSHSCKCPSDSDLSLLHNTLDLMAHNGFPPDQSSVDLVVRSLCSVGREDKAVELVKEFSLKHSPPDSFTYNFFIRHLSKTRVLSSVYSLIEDLQNTVNLKPDLVTYTILIDSVCRSKNLREATRLLGVLRESGFKPDCFLYNTIMKGYCMLDSGNEVIGVYKKMMEDGVEPDLVTYNTLIYGLSKAGRVSESRKFLRVMAEMGHFPDAVTYTSLMNGMCRKGDALGALELLEEMEQKGCSPNSCTYNTLLHGLGKSRFLDKAVELYEMMKSSGMKLETASYATFVRALCRADRVAEAYGVFDYAVESKSLTDVAAYSALESSLKWLKKTREQRTEL is encoded by the exons atGGGAAAGCTCCCTCCCTCATTCCGAAATTCATTTCCGATTACCGCCCTGCTGAAAAATCCTCCCTCTCCTCTTCCCCAACAGTCCCCATCTCTGACTCCGCCTGCTTCTCAGCCCCGCCATGTCCCCTCCTCTAAGAAATCCTCCTCCTCCAAAAGGAAACAACTCAAAACCGATCGAACCTCTGATTCCAATTCCATGGTCTTCAATTCCCCAAGTCTTTCCGACGCCAAAAAGACCTTCAATTCCATCATCGTCTCTTCCCCTGCGCAGCATCTCGATATCCGTTTTCATAATGCAATCCTCCAGTCCTTCTCCCAGGTTTCCACCCCTCAAGATTCTCTCGCCTTCTTTCACCACATGACCAAAACCCACCCCTCCTTCATCCCTAATCGCTCCACCTACAACATCCTTCTCTCCCACTCTTGCAAGTGCCCCTCTGATTCCGACCTCTCCTTACTCCACAATACCCTCGATCTCATGGCCCACAATGGCTTTCCTCCCGACCAGAGCTCCGTCGACCTCGTCGTTCGTTCTCTCTGTTCTGTTGGTCGCGAAGACAAAGCTGTCGAATTAGTCAAGGAATTCTCGCTCAAACACTCTCCACCCGATTCCTTTACCTACAATTTCTTCATTCGGCACCTCTCCAAGACTAGGGTTTTAAGTTCCGTTTACAGTCTCATCGAAGACTTGCAGAATACGGTCAACTTGAAGCCTGACCTCGTCACTTACACCATCTTGATTGATTCGGTTTGTAGAAGTAAGAATCTTCGCGAGGCCACTCGGTTGCTTGGAGTCCTGCGTGAGTCTGGGTTTAAGCCCGATTGTTTCCTTTATAACACCATTATGAAAGGTTACTGTATGTTGGATAGTGGAAACGAGGTGATTGGGGTTTACAAGAAGATGATGGAGGACGGGGTCGAACCTGATCTCGTCACGTATAATACATTGATTTATGGGTTGTCCAAGGCTGGCAGGGTGAGCGAATCTCGTAAATTTCTCCGTGTAATGGCAGAAATGGGGCATTTCCCTGATGCGGTTACCTATACTTCTCTCATGAACGGGATGTGTCGGAAAGGGGACGCATTGGGAGCGCTCGAGCTATTGGAAGAGATGGAGCAGAAGGGTTGCAGTCCCAATTCTTGCACTTATAATACTTTGCTTCACGGGTTGGGTAAATCACGGTTTTTGGACAAAGCTGTGGAGCTGTACGAGATGATGAAGTCGAGCGGGATGAAACTGGAGACGGCTTCTTATGCTACGTTTGTGAGGGCATTGTGTAGGGCTGACAGAGTTGCAGAGGCTTACGGAGTTTTTGATTATGCGGTGGAGAGTAAGAGCTTGACAGATGTTGCGGCATACTCCGCACTGGAGAGTTCTCTCAAGTGGCTAAAGAAAACCAGGGAACAA AGGACAGAGTTGTAA